One window of Sinorhizobium fredii NGR234 genomic DNA carries:
- a CDS encoding GFA family protein, which yields MQRPYRLSCHCGEIAIEVDAELSRLVECNCSTCRRSGFLHWKVDAAAVRLLTEKRRMSTYIWRGIGEGHHFCPTCGTAILRSGYPGDRVSLNARCIEGVDVFTLEVDRYDGRNDMPPGPLP from the coding sequence ATGCAACGACCCTATCGCCTTTCCTGTCACTGCGGCGAAATCGCCATCGAGGTCGATGCTGAACTTTCGCGGCTCGTCGAGTGCAACTGTTCGACCTGCCGGCGCTCGGGCTTCTTGCATTGGAAGGTGGATGCCGCCGCCGTCAGGCTCCTCACGGAAAAGCGCCGTATGTCGACCTATATCTGGCGCGGCATCGGCGAGGGCCATCATTTCTGCCCGACTTGCGGCACCGCGATCCTGCGCAGCGGCTATCCCGGCGACCGCGTTTCGCTGAATGCCCGGTGCATCGAGGGCGTCGATGTGTTCACCCTCGAGGTCGATCGCTATGACGGCCGGAATGACATGCCTCCCGGACCGCTGCCATAA
- the edd gene encoding phosphogluconate dehydratase: MSADSRIAAITARIVERSKPYREPYLDRVRSAAATGPHRSVLGCGNLAHGFAVCSPAEKVALAGDRVPNLGIITSYNDMLSAHQPFETYPALIREAAREAGGVAQVAGGVPAMCDGVTQGQPGMELSLFSRDLIAMAAGIGLSHNMFDAAVYLGVCDKIVPGLVIAALTFGHLPAVFVPAGPMTSGLPNDEKAKVRQLFAEGKVGRDELLEAESKSYHGPGTCTFYGTANSNQMLMEIMGFHLPGASFINPGTPLRDALTKEAAKRALAITAMGNEFTPAGEMIDERSIVNGVVGLHATGGSTNHTMHLVAMARAAGIVLTWQDISELSDIVPLLARVYPNGLADVNHFHAAGGMGFLIAQLLKTGLLHDDVRTVYGQGLEAYAIDVKLGEKGTVQREPAPEESADPKVLSTIDQPFQHTGGLKMLTGNIGKAVIKISAVKPDRHVIEAPAKIFNDQAELNAAFKAGTLEGDFIAVVRFQGPKANGMPELHKLTTILGILQDRGQKVALVTDGRMSGASGKVPAAIHVTPEAKDGGPIARIQEGDIIRIDAVKGTIEVKVDDIALKTRVPAHVDLSDNEFGMGRELFAPFRKIAGAADHGGSVLFN; encoded by the coding sequence ATGTCCGCCGATTCCCGCATTGCCGCCATTACCGCCCGGATCGTCGAGCGTTCGAAGCCCTATCGCGAACCCTACCTCGATCGCGTCCGCAGCGCCGCAGCGACCGGACCGCACCGCAGCGTGCTCGGCTGCGGTAACCTGGCACACGGATTTGCCGTCTGTTCCCCCGCCGAGAAGGTGGCGCTCGCCGGCGACCGCGTCCCGAACCTCGGCATCATCACCTCCTATAACGACATGCTCTCGGCGCATCAGCCGTTCGAGACCTATCCGGCGCTGATCCGCGAGGCGGCCCGCGAGGCGGGCGGCGTGGCGCAGGTCGCCGGCGGCGTGCCGGCGATGTGCGACGGCGTCACCCAGGGCCAGCCCGGCATGGAACTGTCGCTCTTCTCTCGCGACCTAATCGCCATGGCCGCCGGCATCGGCTTGTCGCACAACATGTTCGATGCGGCGGTCTATCTCGGCGTCTGCGACAAGATCGTGCCGGGGCTGGTGATCGCGGCGCTGACCTTCGGCCACCTGCCCGCCGTCTTCGTACCGGCCGGGCCGATGACCTCGGGCCTGCCGAACGACGAGAAGGCAAAAGTCCGCCAGCTCTTCGCCGAAGGCAAGGTCGGCCGCGACGAGCTGCTCGAGGCGGAATCGAAGTCCTATCACGGCCCAGGCACCTGTACGTTCTACGGCACGGCCAATTCCAACCAGATGCTGATGGAGATCATGGGTTTCCACCTGCCGGGCGCCTCCTTCATCAATCCCGGCACGCCGCTGCGCGACGCGCTCACCAAGGAAGCGGCGAAGCGGGCATTGGCGATCACCGCAATGGGCAACGAATTTACGCCGGCCGGCGAGATGATCGACGAGCGGTCGATCGTCAACGGCGTCGTCGGCCTGCATGCGACCGGCGGCTCGACCAACCACACCATGCACCTCGTCGCCATGGCGCGCGCCGCCGGCATCGTGCTCACCTGGCAGGATATCTCGGAGCTCTCCGACATCGTGCCACTGCTCGCCCGCGTCTATCCGAACGGGCTTGCCGACGTGAACCATTTCCACGCGGCCGGCGGAATGGGCTTCCTGATCGCACAGCTCCTGAAGACCGGCCTGCTGCACGACGACGTCCGGACCGTCTACGGCCAGGGACTCGAAGCTTATGCGATCGACGTGAAACTCGGCGAAAAGGGCACCGTCCAGCGCGAGCCGGCACCCGAAGAGAGCGCCGATCCGAAGGTGCTTTCAACCATCGATCAGCCGTTCCAACACACCGGCGGCCTGAAGATGCTGACCGGCAATATCGGCAAGGCGGTCATCAAGATCTCGGCCGTCAAGCCGGATCGCCATGTCATCGAGGCCCCCGCCAAGATCTTCAACGATCAGGCCGAATTGAACGCCGCCTTCAAGGCGGGCACGCTCGAAGGCGACTTCATCGCCGTCGTTCGCTTCCAGGGCCCGAAGGCCAACGGCATGCCGGAACTGCACAAGCTGACGACAATACTCGGCATCCTGCAGGATCGCGGCCAGAAGGTGGCGCTCGTCACCGACGGCCGCATGTCCGGCGCCTCCGGCAAGGTGCCGGCAGCGATCCACGTCACGCCGGAAGCCAAGGACGGCGGGCCGATCGCCCGCATCCAGGAGGGCGACATCATCCGTATCGACGCGGTCAAGGGGACGATCGAGGTCAAGGTCGATGACATTGCACTGAAGACGCGCGTGCCGGCGCATGTCGACCTTTCCGACAACGAGTTCGGCATGGGCCGCGAACTGTTCGCGCCGTTCCGCAAGATTGCCGGTGCTGCCGATCACGGGGGAAGCGTTCTGTTTAACTGA
- the pgl gene encoding 6-phosphogluconolactonase translates to MSETLHTYENGAALAEGLADAVSARLAAAIAERGAASIAVSGGSTPKAFFRALCARDIDWAKVTITLVDERFVPPESDRSNHALVAANLMQNRAAAAQFVPLYHAAATAEAAAAIASEKTAGIAAPFDVVVLGMGTDGHTASFFPGGTRLEEALDPATRRGVITMEAAGAGETRLTFTFSSLHDAGYLVLHIEGEGKREVLGRAEAAGEETEMPIRAMLRRAASPLQIYWAP, encoded by the coding sequence ATGAGCGAGACCCTGCATACCTACGAAAACGGAGCGGCCCTGGCGGAGGGGCTTGCCGATGCGGTGAGCGCCAGGCTCGCGGCCGCCATTGCAGAGCGCGGCGCGGCAAGCATCGCGGTATCGGGCGGCTCGACGCCGAAGGCGTTTTTCCGCGCCCTGTGCGCGCGCGATATCGACTGGGCGAAGGTGACGATCACGCTCGTCGACGAGCGCTTCGTGCCGCCGGAAAGCGACCGTTCCAATCACGCACTCGTCGCGGCCAACCTGATGCAGAACAGGGCGGCCGCGGCGCAGTTCGTGCCGCTCTATCACGCCGCTGCGACGGCCGAGGCTGCGGCTGCGATCGCAAGCGAGAAAACGGCCGGCATCGCTGCCCCCTTCGACGTCGTCGTTCTCGGCATGGGAACGGACGGGCATACGGCGTCGTTCTTTCCCGGCGGGACGCGCCTCGAAGAGGCGCTCGACCCGGCGACCCGACGCGGCGTGATCACCATGGAGGCCGCCGGGGCCGGCGAAACCCGCCTCACCTTTACCTTCTCCAGCCTTCATGATGCCGGATATCTGGTCCTGCACATCGAGGGCGAGGGAAAGAGGGAGGTCCTTGGCCGGGCGGAAGCAGCGGGCGAGGAGACCGAAATGCCGATCCGCGCCATGCTGCGGCGGGCGGCATCGCCGCTGCAGATCTACTGGGCGCCCTGA
- the zwf gene encoding glucose-6-phosphate dehydrogenase, translating into MSSQIIPVEPFDYVVFGGTGDLAERKLLPALYHRQIEGQFSEPTRIIGASRAALTDGEYRQFASDALKEHLKPGEFDEAEVETFTSRLHYVSVDAKSEQGWDDLKKILDEGKDRTRAFYLAVGPAIFGDISEKIRDHKLITRNTRIVVEKPIGRDLASATELNDTIGKVFREEQIFRIDHYLGKETVQNLMALRFANALYEPLWNSAHIDHVQITVAESVGLENRAGYYDKAGALRDMVQNHILQLVCFVAMEAPTSMDAEAVRDEKLKVLRALKPITAANVEQVTVRGQYRAGASAGGPVKGYLEELEGGVSNTETFVAIKAEISNWRWAGVPFYIRTGKRMAGRMSEIVITFKQIPHSIFDNSAGRISANQLMIRLQPNEGVKQSLMIKDPGPGGMRLRNVPLDMSFAEAFGVRNADAYERLLLDVIRNNQTLFVRRDEVEAAWQWIDPILKAWETAGQQVQGYTAGTWGPSQAIALIERDGRTWNDTI; encoded by the coding sequence ATGAGCAGCCAGATCATTCCTGTCGAACCGTTTGACTATGTCGTGTTCGGCGGCACCGGCGATCTTGCGGAGCGCAAGCTGTTGCCGGCCCTCTACCATCGGCAGATCGAAGGCCAGTTCTCCGAGCCGACGCGAATCATCGGCGCCTCGCGCGCCGCCCTCACCGATGGGGAATATCGCCAATTCGCCTCCGATGCGCTGAAGGAACACCTGAAGCCCGGCGAGTTCGACGAGGCGGAGGTGGAGACATTCACCTCGCGGCTCCACTACGTCTCCGTCGACGCCAAGTCCGAGCAGGGCTGGGACGATCTCAAGAAGATACTGGACGAAGGCAAGGATCGCACCCGCGCCTTCTATCTTGCCGTCGGGCCGGCGATCTTCGGCGATATCTCGGAAAAGATCCGCGATCACAAGCTCATCACCAGGAACACCCGCATCGTCGTCGAAAAGCCGATCGGACGGGATCTCGCTTCGGCGACCGAGTTGAACGACACGATCGGCAAGGTGTTCCGCGAAGAGCAGATCTTCCGCATCGACCACTATCTGGGCAAGGAAACGGTGCAGAACCTGATGGCGCTGCGCTTCGCCAACGCGCTCTACGAGCCGCTGTGGAATTCGGCCCATATCGACCATGTGCAGATCACCGTCGCCGAATCGGTCGGCCTGGAAAATCGGGCCGGCTACTACGATAAGGCGGGCGCACTGCGTGACATGGTGCAGAACCATATTCTCCAGCTCGTCTGCTTCGTCGCGATGGAAGCACCGACCTCGATGGATGCGGAAGCGGTGCGCGACGAGAAGCTCAAAGTCCTCCGCGCCCTGAAGCCGATCACCGCCGCCAATGTCGAGCAGGTCACGGTGCGCGGCCAGTATCGCGCCGGCGCATCGGCCGGCGGTCCGGTCAAGGGTTATCTCGAAGAGCTCGAAGGCGGCGTTTCCAACACGGAGACCTTCGTGGCGATCAAGGCCGAGATCAGCAACTGGCGCTGGGCGGGCGTGCCATTCTACATCCGCACCGGCAAGCGCATGGCCGGCCGCATGTCGGAGATCGTCATCACCTTCAAGCAGATCCCGCATTCGATCTTCGACAACAGCGCCGGGCGCATCTCCGCCAACCAGCTGATGATCCGCCTGCAGCCGAACGAGGGCGTCAAGCAATCGCTGATGATCAAGGATCCTGGACCGGGCGGCATGCGCCTCAGGAACGTGCCGCTCGACATGAGCTTCGCCGAGGCCTTCGGCGTGCGCAACGCCGACGCCTATGAGCGGCTGCTGCTCGACGTCATCCGCAACAACCAGACGCTGTTCGTGCGCCGTGACGAGGTCGAGGCGGCCTGGCAATGGATCGATCCGATCCTCAAAGCCTGGGAAACCGCTGGACAACAGGTCCAGGGCTACACTGCCGGCACCTGGGGGCCGAGCCAGGCGATCGCGCTGATCGAGCGCGACGGCCGCACCTGGAACGACACGATCTAG
- a CDS encoding NAD(P)/FAD-dependent oxidoreductase produces the protein MEWQSPISPGISWYEATVPDRPGYPAMPGSRRADVAIVGGGYTGLQAAYNLAKGGADVTLIDACRFGDGASGRNGGQFGTGQRAWADEAEETLGHERAQLLFDMAENAKRYVLDFASEHRIDIEFVPGQLSVSHKKSFETDYRRHVDAMAERFGYPHLTFMDREETSSRLGSSHYHFGIRDTGTGHIHPMKLLVGLTRQAALAGANLYEQTKALKIEKKGGAVVIETSRGTITADRALIACNAYIGDLEPVTASHVMPIRSFIGATPVLRDHPDILPGGESVDDSRFVVRYFRKSKDGRLLFGGREAYTADNPRDISSHIRRQIHEIYPALADIDITHAWGGSVGITMPRQPFCREVMPGVTSIGGYSGHGVMLANYCGKLYAGLALGRATELELLRELKIPAFPGGTRFRSVLLFLALSWYALRDRL, from the coding sequence ATGGAATGGCAAAGCCCGATCTCGCCCGGAATCTCCTGGTACGAGGCGACCGTCCCGGACAGGCCTGGCTATCCGGCCATGCCGGGCTCGCGGCGGGCCGACGTCGCCATTGTCGGCGGCGGCTATACCGGGCTGCAGGCGGCCTACAACCTTGCGAAGGGCGGCGCCGATGTGACGCTGATCGACGCCTGCCGATTCGGCGACGGCGCCTCGGGGCGCAACGGCGGGCAATTCGGCACGGGCCAGCGCGCCTGGGCCGACGAAGCGGAAGAGACGCTCGGGCACGAGCGGGCGCAACTGCTTTTCGACATGGCGGAAAACGCCAAGCGCTACGTACTCGACTTCGCCAGCGAGCACAGGATCGACATCGAATTTGTGCCCGGCCAGCTCTCTGTCAGTCACAAGAAGAGCTTCGAGACCGACTATCGCCGCCATGTCGATGCGATGGCCGAGCGGTTCGGCTATCCGCATCTCACCTTCATGGATCGTGAGGAGACGTCAAGCCGGCTCGGCTCGAGCCATTACCACTTCGGCATCCGCGACACCGGCACCGGCCATATCCATCCGATGAAGCTGCTGGTCGGCCTGACTAGGCAGGCGGCGCTTGCCGGAGCCAATCTCTATGAACAGACGAAGGCGCTGAAAATCGAGAAAAAGGGCGGCGCGGTCGTCATCGAGACGAGCCGCGGCACGATTACCGCAGACCGGGCATTGATCGCCTGCAACGCCTATATCGGCGATCTCGAGCCGGTGACCGCCAGCCATGTCATGCCGATCCGCTCCTTCATCGGCGCCACACCGGTATTGAGGGACCACCCGGACATTCTTCCCGGTGGCGAGTCCGTCGACGACTCGCGCTTCGTGGTGCGCTATTTCCGCAAGTCGAAGGATGGCCGGCTGCTGTTCGGCGGGCGCGAAGCCTACACCGCCGACAACCCGCGCGACATTTCGAGCCACATTCGCCGCCAGATCCACGAGATCTACCCGGCGCTTGCCGACATCGACATCACCCATGCCTGGGGGGGCTCGGTTGGCATCACCATGCCGCGCCAACCCTTCTGCCGCGAGGTCATGCCGGGAGTGACGAGTATCGGCGGCTATTCCGGCCACGGCGTCATGCTCGCCAACTATTGCGGCAAGCTCTATGCCGGCCTCGCGCTCGGCAGAGCGACGGAGCTGGAGCTTCTGAGAGAGCTGAAAATACCGGCTTTCCCCGGAGGAACACGCTTCCGATCGGTCCTGCTCTTCCTTGCGCTGAGCTGGTATGCCTTGCGCGATCGACTTTAG
- a CDS encoding glutamine synthetase family protein: MSSKRSVGQQTAKVSKSSGVPLALHAPRGVKTWKEAVDWLKIRGIEDIECITPDLAGVPRGKMMPTSKFTSNTSLALPSAIYRHTISGEYPEETGQFRYDSRDSDIKLVPDLSTISIVPWESDPTAQVICDIVGSQGEQISYTPRNVLKRVLDLYRQKGWKPVVAPEIEFYLVAQNDDPDYPLRPPKGRSGRSILGGQGYSIAGINEFDELIDDIYHFSEKQGLEIDTLIHEEGPAQLEINLRHGDPIELADQVFMFKRTIREAALKHGIYATFMAKPMQGQPGSAMHIHQSVIDIETGRNIFSSPDGSPSKEFFAFIGGMQHYVPKTLSMMAPYVNSYRRLTPDMSAPVNTAWGYDNRTTAFRIPVSDPVARRIENRLPSSDANPYLALAASLGCGYLGIMEDLQPTPPSEDTANEGEIDLPRGLLEAISLLESEPSLAEVFSAEFIAIYAGVKRGEFETFMQVISPWEREFLLLNV; encoded by the coding sequence ATGTCTTCCAAGAGAAGCGTTGGCCAACAAACGGCAAAGGTCAGCAAGAGTTCAGGAGTCCCCCTTGCCCTGCATGCGCCACGAGGCGTCAAGACCTGGAAGGAGGCGGTCGACTGGCTGAAAATCCGCGGCATTGAAGATATCGAGTGCATCACCCCCGACCTGGCCGGCGTGCCGCGCGGCAAGATGATGCCGACCTCGAAATTCACGTCCAATACATCGCTGGCGCTGCCATCGGCGATCTACCGCCACACGATTTCCGGCGAGTATCCGGAGGAGACCGGCCAGTTCCGCTACGACTCCCGCGACAGCGACATCAAGCTGGTGCCGGACCTTTCGACCATTTCCATCGTCCCGTGGGAAAGCGATCCGACCGCGCAGGTGATCTGCGATATCGTCGGCTCGCAGGGCGAGCAGATCAGCTACACGCCGCGCAACGTCCTGAAGCGCGTCCTCGACCTCTATCGCCAGAAGGGCTGGAAACCGGTCGTCGCGCCCGAGATCGAGTTCTATCTCGTCGCCCAGAACGACGATCCGGACTATCCGCTGCGCCCGCCGAAGGGTCGCTCCGGACGCTCCATTCTCGGCGGCCAGGGCTATTCCATCGCCGGCATCAACGAATTCGATGAACTGATCGACGACATCTACCATTTCTCGGAAAAGCAGGGGCTCGAGATCGACACGCTGATCCACGAGGAGGGGCCGGCGCAGCTCGAGATCAACCTGAGGCACGGCGATCCGATCGAACTGGCCGACCAAGTCTTCATGTTCAAGCGCACGATCCGCGAAGCGGCGCTCAAGCACGGCATCTACGCCACCTTCATGGCAAAACCGATGCAGGGCCAGCCGGGGTCGGCGATGCACATCCATCAGTCGGTCATCGATATCGAGACCGGCCGCAATATCTTCTCCAGCCCGGACGGCTCGCCTTCCAAGGAGTTCTTCGCCTTCATAGGCGGCATGCAGCATTACGTGCCGAAGACGCTGTCGATGATGGCGCCTTACGTGAACTCCTACCGGCGGCTGACGCCGGACATGTCGGCGCCGGTCAACACGGCCTGGGGTTACGACAACCGGACGACGGCGTTCCGCATTCCGGTCTCGGACCCGGTCGCCAGGCGCATCGAAAACCGCCTGCCGAGCTCCGATGCGAACCCGTATCTGGCACTCGCCGCCTCGCTCGGCTGCGGCTATCTCGGCATCATGGAGGACCTGCAGCCGACGCCGCCCTCGGAAGACACCGCCAATGAGGGCGAGATCGATCTGCCGCGCGGCCTGCTCGAAGCCATCTCGCTGCTCGAATCCGAGCCTTCGTTGGCAGAGGTCTTCAGCGCCGAGTTCATCGCCATCTATGCCGGCGTGAAGCGCGGCGAGTTCGAGACCTTCATGCAGGTCATCAGCCCGTGGGAACGTGAATTCCTGCTCCTCAACGTCTGA
- a CDS encoding NAD(P)/FAD-dependent oxidoreductase encodes MIETQDVVIIGAGAAGMMCAIEAGKRGRRVVVIDHARAPGEKIRISGGGRCNFTNIHAGPKNFLSDNPHFCKSALARYRPQDFVSLVERHGIAWHEKTLGQLFCDHSAKDIIRMLLAEMKEVGAMLRLETTISAVERTASGFRVATSAGTVDTASLVVASGGKSIPKMGATGLAYRIAEQFGLPVVETRPALVPFTLDPAQLEKLGGLAGVAADAEVRFGKIAFREAVLVTHRGLSGPAILQISSYWREGAEIVLRLMPDIDIASILKGMRRTGGRQAAQTALADILPRRLAQFFAEEAKLAGRLLADLSDKAIDALSASIQAWTLKPAGTEGYRTAEVTLGGVDTRALDSRTMRATNIPGLYFIGECVDVTGWLGGYNFQWAWASGFAAGQDV; translated from the coding sequence GTGATCGAGACACAGGATGTGGTGATCATCGGGGCGGGCGCCGCCGGCATGATGTGCGCAATCGAGGCGGGAAAGCGCGGCCGCCGCGTCGTCGTCATCGACCATGCCAGGGCACCCGGCGAGAAGATCCGCATTTCAGGCGGCGGCCGCTGCAATTTCACCAATATTCATGCCGGTCCGAAGAACTTCCTTTCCGACAATCCGCATTTCTGCAAATCGGCGCTTGCCCGCTATCGCCCGCAGGATTTCGTATCGCTCGTCGAGCGGCACGGCATCGCCTGGCATGAGAAGACGCTGGGGCAGCTTTTCTGCGACCATTCGGCCAAGGACATCATCCGCATGCTGCTTGCGGAGATGAAGGAGGTAGGCGCGATGCTGCGGCTCGAGACGACGATCTCGGCCGTGGAACGGACCGCCTCGGGTTTCCGTGTGGCGACCAGCGCCGGAACGGTCGATACCGCGTCGCTTGTGGTTGCGAGCGGCGGCAAATCCATCCCGAAGATGGGCGCGACGGGGCTTGCCTATCGGATTGCCGAGCAGTTCGGCCTGCCGGTCGTCGAGACGCGGCCAGCACTGGTGCCATTTACGCTCGATCCGGCCCAACTCGAAAAGCTCGGCGGCCTTGCCGGTGTGGCGGCCGACGCCGAAGTCCGCTTCGGCAAAATTGCCTTCCGCGAGGCGGTGCTCGTCACCCATCGCGGTTTGAGCGGGCCGGCGATCCTGCAGATCTCCTCCTATTGGCGCGAGGGCGCGGAGATCGTCCTCAGATTGATGCCCGACATCGACATTGCCTCGATCCTCAAGGGCATGCGCCGCACGGGCGGCCGCCAGGCGGCGCAGACCGCCCTTGCCGACATCCTGCCGCGGCGGCTCGCGCAATTCTTCGCCGAGGAGGCAAAGCTTGCCGGGCGCCTGCTTGCCGATCTCTCCGACAAGGCGATCGATGCACTGTCGGCTTCCATTCAGGCCTGGACCTTGAAGCCGGCCGGAACCGAGGGCTACCGGACCGCCGAGGTGACGCTTGGCGGGGTCGACACGCGCGCCCTCGACTCACGCACCATGCGAGCGACGAACATTCCCGGCCTCTATTTCATCGGCGAATGCGTCGACGTGACCGGATGGCTGGGCGGCTATAACTTTCAATGGGCCTGGGCTTCCGGCTTCGCCGCCGGTCAAGACGTGTAA
- a CDS encoding methyl-accepting chemotaxis protein, translated as MLIDRILARFKIQTKVLFFILPFVVSITAVGITGLYASGLLQGRMEISNSVLQTLSGFKDVYAGMNQFLHETTEESRNAVLDTIAAQEQVLADTAAQVAGASGETELDAAIVATNDIEARIDGLWTLHEGEQKLRAATKANLEKLAAEQVKISDETNRLQYAVRKDENAAKTMLRNAEKLMRASRFYTEFATEVSKAITVEEKVKVAQELFPRISRTQRDIFTLLPKGEKSLAETVNSAAGGIGALIKAPAAPETLGGLAKFVDRFRNASFRLEAASVGKMREATQIFAELDSKIAATESVLTATRRLSVSITEIQIATAAFLGNTTEENRQKLLDKFLAVQANLTTLRGIAKDLSFFDATADVVVPIIDAMKKDGVSLVEITDKRTAEFNAAGASINEIWNDLTGFAEQQKVAAGTEREEANQISVAATVAGVVIALLAGIALTLTLKRPIGQITAAMRRLADGMLDTAIDGDARRDEIGDMARALGVFKENALSKVRIEAESAEERARSEAERNRNDADKRELDRQIDVAVSELAAGLGRLAQGDLSQQIEVPFHGRLEQLRQDFNGSLIRLQDTLAQIRGNAQAIQQGGANMHQSADALSRRTEAQAASLEQTAAAVDQITATVRSSAERAHEANQSVSETKRSADSSATVVANAIAAMGRIEDASRQIEQIIEVIDDIAFQTNLLALNAGIEAARAGEAGKGFAVVAQEVRELAQRSAEAAREIKGLINKSTDEVSSGSLLVKETGAVLASISAQIVTVSQHVDMIATASRDQATALHEVNGSVNQMDQMTQQNASMVEEATATSRALATQADTLMMLVEQFRLEPENGAGQVYRAA; from the coding sequence ATGCTCATTGACAGGATTCTTGCCCGCTTCAAGATCCAGACGAAGGTTCTGTTCTTCATCCTGCCGTTCGTCGTCAGCATCACGGCGGTCGGCATTACCGGCCTCTATGCCTCGGGCCTGCTGCAGGGCCGCATGGAGATCTCCAACAGCGTGCTGCAGACGCTGAGCGGCTTCAAGGATGTCTATGCGGGGATGAATCAGTTCCTGCACGAGACCACCGAGGAGAGCCGCAACGCGGTTCTGGACACGATCGCCGCGCAGGAACAGGTCCTGGCTGACACGGCCGCGCAGGTCGCAGGCGCAAGCGGCGAAACGGAACTGGACGCCGCGATCGTGGCCACCAACGACATCGAGGCGCGTATCGACGGACTCTGGACGCTGCACGAAGGGGAACAGAAGCTGCGCGCGGCGACGAAGGCCAATCTCGAGAAGTTGGCCGCGGAGCAGGTGAAGATCAGTGATGAGACGAACCGGCTGCAATACGCCGTCCGCAAGGACGAGAACGCGGCGAAGACGATGCTGCGCAATGCCGAAAAGCTCATGCGTGCCAGCCGTTTCTACACGGAATTCGCCACGGAAGTCAGCAAGGCCATCACTGTCGAGGAAAAGGTGAAGGTCGCGCAGGAGCTCTTCCCGCGGATCAGCCGCACGCAGCGCGACATCTTCACCCTCCTGCCCAAGGGCGAAAAGTCCCTGGCCGAGACGGTCAATTCGGCCGCGGGGGGGATCGGCGCGCTGATCAAGGCGCCGGCAGCCCCGGAAACCCTTGGCGGCCTTGCGAAATTCGTCGATCGATTCCGCAATGCCAGCTTCCGACTGGAGGCTGCCTCGGTCGGAAAGATGCGCGAGGCGACGCAGATCTTCGCCGAGCTCGACAGCAAGATTGCCGCGACGGAGTCCGTTCTGACCGCCACGCGCCGGCTGTCCGTCTCGATCACCGAGATTCAGATCGCCACCGCAGCCTTCCTCGGCAACACGACAGAGGAGAATCGCCAGAAGCTTCTCGACAAGTTCCTGGCCGTCCAGGCCAACCTCACGACCCTGCGTGGTATAGCGAAGGACCTGAGCTTCTTCGACGCAACGGCGGACGTGGTCGTGCCGATCATCGACGCGATGAAGAAGGATGGCGTTTCTCTGGTCGAGATCACCGACAAGCGGACGGCGGAATTCAATGCCGCCGGCGCGTCGATCAACGAGATCTGGAACGACCTCACCGGATTTGCCGAGCAGCAGAAGGTCGCCGCCGGCACGGAGCGCGAGGAAGCCAACCAGATCTCCGTCGCCGCCACGGTGGCCGGCGTGGTGATCGCGCTGCTCGCCGGCATCGCGCTGACGCTGACGCTGAAACGGCCGATCGGACAGATCACCGCGGCCATGCGTCGCCTCGCCGACGGCATGCTCGACACGGCGATCGATGGCGATGCGCGGCGCGACGAGATCGGCGACATGGCGCGCGCCTTGGGCGTCTTCAAGGAGAATGCCCTTTCGAAGGTGCGCATCGAGGCCGAGAGTGCCGAAGAGCGCGCCCGTTCCGAAGCCGAGCGCAACCGCAACGACGCGGACAAGCGCGAGCTCGACCGGCAGATCGATGTCGCCGTCAGCGAACTGGCGGCCGGGCTCGGGAGGCTTGCCCAGGGCGATCTCTCCCAGCAGATCGAGGTGCCTTTCCACGGGCGCCTGGAGCAGTTGCGGCAGGACTTCAACGGCTCGCTCATCCGCCTGCAGGACACGCTGGCGCAGATCCGCGGCAATGCCCAGGCGATTCAGCAGGGCGGGGCCAACATGCATCAATCCGCCGATGCGCTGTCGCGGCGAACTGAGGCGCAGGCCGCTTCGCTCGAACAGACTGCAGCCGCCGTCGACCAGATCACCGCGACGGTGCGCTCCTCGGCGGAGCGCGCCCACGAGGCGAACCAGTCGGTTTCCGAAACCAAGCGAAGCGCCGACAGCTCGGCGACCGTGGTCGCCAATGCCATCGCCGCCATGGGCCGCATCGAGGATGCCTCGCGCCAGATCGAACAGATCATCGAGGTCATCGACGACATCGCCTTCCAGACCAACCTGCTGGCCTTGAACGCCGGCATCGAGGCGGCCCGCGCCGGCGAGGCGGGCAAGGGCTTTGCGGTCGTCGCCCAGGAGGTTCGCGAACTGGCGCAGCGCTCGGCCGAGGCGGCGCGGGAAATCAAGGGGCTCATCAACAAGTCGACCGACGAGGTCAGCTCCGGTTCGCTGCTCGTCAAGGAAACCGGCGCCGTGCTCGCCTCGATCAGCGCGCAGATCGTCACCGTCAGCCAGCATGTCGACATGATCGCCACCGCAAGCCGCGACCAGGCGACTGCGCTGCATGAGGTCAACGGCTCCGTCAACCAGATGGACCAGATGACCCAGCAGAACGCCTCGATGGTCGAGGAAGCGACGGCCACCAGCCGCGCCCTGGCAACCCAGGCCGATACGCTGATGATGCTGGTCGAGCAGTTCCGCCTGGAACCGGAGAACGGTGCCGGTCAGGTTTACCGCGCCGCGTAA